In Vreelandella piezotolerans, one genomic interval encodes:
- a CDS encoding Tim44 domain-containing protein yields MLRQFFVMLLVSVMGVSAAIEHAEARRLGGGSSMGSVSRSADRPASTPAQQQAQGTQQQAGAASAARRGGMGGMMGGLLAGGLLAALFFGGAFDELRLMDLLVMAGVAVLAIVAFRAFMRQRRPASVTHGYQRERQEMPHASTSHFKATPGSLASGLQSTPAWFDKERFLGGAKEHFMTLQRAWDNNDFSKIQEYVTPELYNLLRQERAEQPANNQTEVVKLFAELGDVNEYEGYAEATVIFHGILDENGEQTEFNETWHLTRSMRDQAPWYLQGIEQNPGA; encoded by the coding sequence ATGTTAAGGCAATTCTTTGTGATGCTATTGGTGAGCGTTATGGGCGTTAGCGCCGCCATCGAACACGCAGAGGCACGCCGCCTAGGCGGTGGCAGCAGTATGGGTAGCGTGTCACGCTCCGCTGATCGTCCAGCCAGCACGCCCGCACAACAACAGGCTCAAGGCACCCAGCAACAGGCAGGCGCCGCGAGTGCTGCCCGCCGCGGCGGCATGGGGGGCATGATGGGTGGTTTGCTGGCGGGCGGCTTGCTGGCGGCGCTGTTTTTCGGCGGGGCGTTCGACGAGCTACGCTTAATGGACCTGCTTGTCATGGCGGGCGTTGCCGTGCTGGCTATTGTCGCCTTCCGAGCCTTCATGCGGCAGCGTCGACCCGCATCCGTGACGCATGGCTATCAGCGTGAGCGTCAAGAGATGCCGCATGCATCGACCAGCCACTTCAAAGCAACCCCTGGGAGCTTAGCAAGCGGTTTGCAGAGTACCCCCGCCTGGTTTGATAAAGAGCGCTTCCTAGGAGGTGCGAAAGAGCACTTTATGACACTCCAACGCGCTTGGGATAATAACGATTTCAGTAAAATACAGGAGTATGTGACCCCTGAACTTTATAACCTGCTGCGTCAAGAGCGTGCCGAACAGCCTGCTAACAATCAGACCGAGGTGGTGAAACTATTTGCCGAACTTGGGGATGTTAACGAGTATGAGGGGTATGCTGAAGCGACCGTGATTTTCCACGGTATCTTGGACGAAAACGGTGAACAAACCGAGTTCAACGAAACCTGGCACCTGACTCGCAGCATGCGCGACCAAGCGCCTTGGTACTTACAGGGTATCGAGCAAAACCCAGGTGCATAA
- a CDS encoding isochorismatase family protein, with amino-acid sequence MRLDQSRSVLLMIDFQAGLLPVIEGGEAAIKEAAWLAGIAGALQVPVWLTEQYPERLGGTTPTLLEGLGTHELWQKRHFSATEEESFSQALAALGRKQVIVCGTEAHICVLQSALGLLEAGYQVFWLSEATASRRSDEARLARQRACANGAVAVSADMVAYEWLHRCDTATFKEIHRRFLKPRSAQAVTFY; translated from the coding sequence GTGCGTTTAGATCAGTCTCGAAGCGTCCTATTGATGATCGATTTTCAAGCCGGTTTGCTGCCCGTCATCGAGGGTGGCGAGGCGGCGATTAAAGAGGCTGCTTGGCTTGCCGGTATTGCCGGTGCTTTGCAGGTGCCGGTATGGCTAACCGAGCAGTATCCTGAGCGGCTGGGTGGCACTACACCGACGCTGTTGGAGGGCTTGGGAACGCACGAGCTGTGGCAAAAGCGGCATTTTAGTGCGACAGAAGAGGAGTCGTTTAGTCAGGCGCTGGCCGCGCTTGGACGCAAGCAGGTGATCGTGTGCGGTACCGAAGCGCACATCTGCGTACTGCAGAGCGCGCTGGGGCTGTTGGAGGCGGGGTATCAAGTATTTTGGCTGAGTGAAGCCACCGCCAGTCGCCGGTCGGATGAGGCGCGCCTTGCTCGTCAGCGTGCGTGTGCCAATGGGGCGGTGGCGGTGTCCGCGGATATGGTGGCCTATGAGTGGCTCCACCGCTGTGATACGGCCACTTTTAAAGAGATTCATCGCCGGTTTTTAAAGCCAAGGTCGGCTCAAGCGGTCACCTTTTATTGA
- the yaaA gene encoding peroxide stress protein YaaA yields the protein MLSVISPAKTLDFETPPTTQNVTQPDFLEHSQPLIDILRGYSPQKISDLMGISDKLAGLNAARFAEWQPPFSLDNAKPAVQAFQGDVYAGLEAETFSDADNQFAQQHLRILSGLYGLLRPLDLIQAYRLEMGTKLPNDAGKDLYAYWKPLLTPALNSAIAESGSKVLVNLASNEYFKAIEAKKLDARVITPVFKDEKNGTFKIISFYAKKARGLMSAWIIRQQINDPEALKDFDVAGYRFDSAASEGDTLVFTRRETDR from the coding sequence ATGCTGAGCGTCATTTCCCCCGCCAAAACGCTGGATTTTGAAACACCTCCGACGACCCAAAACGTCACACAACCGGATTTCCTCGAACACAGCCAGCCGCTGATCGATATTCTACGCGGCTACTCCCCTCAGAAAATCAGCGACCTAATGGGCATCAGTGACAAGCTAGCAGGCCTGAACGCGGCTCGCTTTGCCGAGTGGCAGCCCCCTTTCTCGCTGGACAACGCCAAACCTGCCGTGCAGGCGTTTCAGGGAGACGTCTACGCGGGTCTGGAAGCCGAGACCTTCAGCGATGCGGACAATCAGTTTGCCCAGCAGCATTTGCGTATTTTATCGGGTCTCTATGGTTTGCTGCGTCCGCTGGACTTGATCCAGGCCTACCGCTTGGAAATGGGTACCAAACTGCCCAACGATGCGGGCAAGGATCTTTACGCTTATTGGAAGCCCCTCCTGACACCTGCGCTGAACAGTGCGATTGCCGAGAGTGGGTCGAAAGTGCTTGTGAACCTAGCCTCCAACGAATACTTCAAAGCCATCGAAGCTAAGAAGCTGGATGCCCGAGTGATCACTCCCGTCTTCAAGGATGAGAAAAACGGCACGTTCAAAATCATCAGTTTCTATGCGAAAAAAGCGCGCGGGTTGATGAGCGCTTGGATCATTCGACAGCAGATCAATGACCCCGAAGCGCTCAAAGACTTCGATGTGGCAGGCTACCGTTTCGATTCCGCCGCCTCCGAAGGCGATACGCTCGTGTTCACCCGTCGCGAAACGGATCGTTAA
- a CDS encoding NADP(H)-dependent aldo-keto reductase → MQTRPLGRTGMEVSRLCLGTMTFGEQNSEAEAHEQLDRAVAFGINFIDTAEMYPVPPKAETQGRTEAYIGSWLNARGARDDVIIATKAAGPGLEHIRGGPKMSRNHLHQAIDTSLERLQTDYVDLYQLHWPDRHTNFFGKLGYTHAEQEDATPLEETLSALKELVDAGKIRAIGLSNETPWGVMRMLQLSDQLGLPRVASIQNPYNLLNRSFEVGLAEIAHREDVGLLAYSPLGFGVLSGKYLNGAQPPKGRLTLYERFKRYTSPEADAATQAYVDLANAHGLDPAQMALAFVNSRSFLTSNIIGATTMEQLESNLASEGLKLDDDVLTAIDDIHRRMPNPCP, encoded by the coding sequence ATGCAAACGCGCCCACTGGGGAGAACCGGGATGGAGGTCAGCCGACTCTGTCTAGGCACGATGACCTTTGGTGAACAGAACAGCGAAGCCGAGGCTCATGAGCAGCTCGACCGCGCGGTCGCGTTCGGTATCAACTTTATCGACACGGCAGAAATGTACCCGGTTCCGCCAAAGGCAGAGACGCAAGGCCGGACGGAAGCCTATATCGGCAGTTGGCTAAACGCTCGCGGTGCTCGCGACGATGTGATCATTGCCACCAAAGCGGCAGGCCCAGGTTTAGAACACATTCGCGGCGGCCCTAAGATGAGCCGCAACCATCTCCACCAAGCTATCGACACCAGCCTTGAGCGCCTGCAAACGGACTATGTCGATCTGTACCAATTGCACTGGCCTGATCGTCACACCAACTTTTTTGGCAAACTCGGCTACACCCACGCGGAGCAGGAAGACGCCACCCCGCTGGAAGAGACGCTTTCCGCTCTGAAAGAGCTGGTCGATGCTGGGAAGATTCGCGCCATCGGTCTCTCCAATGAAACGCCCTGGGGCGTCATGCGGATGCTTCAGCTCTCTGATCAACTGGGCCTGCCCCGCGTTGCCTCCATACAAAACCCTTACAATCTGTTGAACCGCTCGTTCGAAGTAGGCTTGGCAGAAATTGCCCATCGCGAAGACGTCGGGTTACTGGCCTACTCGCCGCTGGGGTTTGGCGTGCTGTCCGGTAAGTATCTCAACGGCGCCCAGCCGCCAAAAGGCCGCTTGACGCTCTATGAGCGCTTCAAACGCTATACGTCGCCCGAAGCCGACGCCGCGACACAAGCCTACGTCGATCTGGCCAACGCGCATGGGCTCGACCCCGCGCAAATGGCGCTGGCATTCGTCAATTCGCGCAGCTTCCTGACCAGCAACATCATTGGTGCCACGACCATGGAGCAGTTGGAGAGCAACCTCGCCAGCGAGGGCCTGAAGCTCGACGACGATGTGTTGACTGCCATCGACGATATCCACCGCCGCATGCCGAACCCCTGCCCCTAA
- a CDS encoding tetratricopeptide repeat protein, producing the protein MPQASSLFTRLEFRLAEQLFHTRWLLPRSPRTQRLTMRLFKRCAEAGHPDAQSIYGHMLFHRSLSPQDKARGARYVLEAAQAGDVKSQYQVAQIHEHGCVQYPRREDYAVTWYARAAQAGHYLAADRLARAYRLGELGLAVDHEQADYWQRMAERQPAAEMAAA; encoded by the coding sequence ATGCCGCAGGCATCATCGTTGTTTACCCGGTTGGAGTTTCGTCTCGCCGAGCAGCTGTTTCACACCCGTTGGTTACTTCCGCGTTCACCGCGCACGCAGCGTCTCACCATGCGACTGTTCAAGCGGTGTGCCGAAGCGGGGCACCCGGATGCACAGTCGATCTATGGGCACATGTTGTTCCACCGCAGCTTGTCGCCACAGGATAAAGCGCGTGGCGCGCGCTACGTACTGGAAGCGGCCCAGGCAGGCGATGTAAAGTCACAGTATCAGGTGGCACAAATTCATGAGCACGGCTGTGTGCAGTATCCTCGCCGTGAGGATTATGCGGTGACGTGGTACGCCCGTGCAGCGCAGGCAGGCCACTATCTGGCAGCGGATCGCCTGGCGCGTGCCTACCGCTTGGGCGAGCTAGGCTTAGCCGTGGATCATGAACAAGCCGACTACTGGCAGCGTATGGCCGAGCGGCAGCCTGCGGCGGAAATGGCCGCCGCCTGA